The Pichia kudriavzevii chromosome 3, complete sequence nucleotide sequence ACAATATATTGCTGTTCAATATAACGAGGGCTATGAGTGTAAACCAAATGGAAGGGTCTCGTGAGGTGATAAAAATTACTTGTTGAAATCGGGTCCCAAATATCTGGATACTTTGTTGCAAACTCGTTTGTTGGATTGCCAAGTGCAACATCAACGAATCTATACTCACCTTCAATCTGAATGCTAATCCACGAATGGTTGATGATCAgccttttttttgaatctgTCACAGTCtcattcaaaacaaatggaaattttaGATAGCCAAGAATCATTTCCACATCAAGGCCAGCTGTTTCTGCCATAATATAATACATCCAGGTAAGCTGATGTGGTGTGCATATTGTAGAATGCATAATCtctgatattttttcagATTCAAACATCTTTTTGGTACTTactttttcattctttttgttAACtaatttgaagttgttaaTAAGATATACATAAATTGCCCGTGATATTTCGACTTCGCTttcaaaatgtttcaaaataacaCTCTTTGTAAATTTTTGAATGGTTTCATATGGATCATACTCTACGTGATGTACAAATTTATCCACTCGACTAAAATCAATAGAATCGATATTGTAGTTGCGCACAAAAGTGGGATCTCTAGCTTCGTAGTTCACATTAGTTATGCTCTTTTGTGGCTTTAAAATCAGTTCTGGCTGTTCTTTTAAAATTCTTTTGTACCTTTGGCCTCTAGAGTGGCCACTTAATGTTCTAGTTCTTTCTAGTTGGGTGTTATGAGTAGggttcaatttttcagatGTTTGCAGCGGTATAAAGTCTTCCTTGAAAGATATTTGActcattttttcaactgTTGATAAATATAGCTTATCATCAAAACTCGGGCCATCATCGCCTTTATTGCCGAAAAACTTTCCCAACAGCTTGGgctgtttcttcttctcatGTTTTTCGATTATCTCATTTAGAGCTTTCCTGGTCTGGTCATTATAGTTACTGTTTGAGTTCATCATACTTTGGAGCTTATGATCGTATTCATCTCTTCTGCTATGTCCCATATATGACCCAGCAGATGTAGCGCTGAAATCAGAATGACCAAACACTGATGAGGAGTTAGTATCTGTGCTTATCGTGGAAGCATCTAATAACTGCTGAACGTAAGAAGACgaaaatttctttgattgtCTTGCTTCAGGAATAGCTAGCGCCTGTTCTTTGTTTCTAAGAGCAGGAAGCTCAGATGTTAACGTTGAGGAGAAAGATTTATCATTCTTCTTCAGTGTAAACAGAGAATTAGAACTTGTGTTTTTAGAACTAGACGGAGAAATTGACCCCTCATATGTAGGGGTTGATGATCTAGATCGGTCAGGAGATAAGTCACACTCTACATATTTGGATGGAAAAAAACCTTTCATTTTAGTCCTGTGGGATTCTCCATAATATATATCCTTGTTTATTACTTGAAGAACTTCAATGACATCTCCTTCCATAAATCCGagctctttcttctttgtgTTACCTCCCCAGCTATAAGTCGCCCTTGTTTTTATGGATGTTTGTGTCATATTAGAAAGCTGCCTCTCTGAATGAATGGATAATAGTTAAAAAGTGGACAAGCTAAAAATAATTCAATTGACAAAGTTACCTATTAAAGCAATTGGAGGTGAGCTATGTATACATTCCTAGAAAAGAAAGGTATCTCTAAAGTAAGACAGGATCCAGAAAGCGATAATTTAGGTACATGGCCAGAGAACTTTTAATAGATCAGTAGTTGTGCGTTGCTGGCCCCTGGAATTGCTCGATTGGgttaattgaaaatatcgaaAGGCTAAATTTCATGCGGACTCAATCGTATG carries:
- a CDS encoding uncharacterized protein (PKUD0C06210; similar to Saccharomyces cerevisiae YDL117W (CYK3); ancestral locus Anc_2.319); the encoded protein is MTQTSIKTRATYSWGGNTKKKELGFMEGDVIEVLQVINKDIYYGESHRTKMKGFFPSKYVECDLSPDRSRSSTPTYEGSISPSSSKNTSSNSLFTLKKNDKSFSSTLTSELPALRNKEQALAIPEARQSKKFSSSYVQQLLDASTISTDTNSSSVFGHSDFSATSAGSYMGHSRRDEYDHKLQSMMNSNSNYNDQTRKALNEIIEKHEKKKQPKLLGKFFGNKGDDGPSFDDKLYLSTVEKMSQISFKEDFIPLQTSEKLNPTHNTQLERTRTLSGHSRGQRYKRILKEQPELILKPQKSITNVNYEARDPTFVRNYNIDSIDFSRVDKFVHHVEYDPYETIQKFTKSVILKHFESEVEISRAIYVYLINNFKLVNKKNEKVSTKKMFESEKISEIMHSTICTPHQLTWMYYIMAETAGLDVEMILGYLKFPFVLNETVTDSKKRLIINHSWISIQIEGEYRFVDVALGNPTNEFATKYPDIWDPISTSNFYHLTRPFHLVYTHSPRYIEQQYIVPPIDLVSQLSLPPLYPHAIIAGVKLHKFSYGLLHLRDHELYEFELEIPEEYLVKGEFKPYDQSFECCDSLVQIYHYNGRRIARFQGIMSKNCPAGFISVTGKHEFTKEWNILMSVPCFHVGKWAALNWVKTVPGLNGVDVYIKEPKIKDLELKEQTFNIVVNSKTEYFNQVKRFFAGSFKVGLFPPNKQIIELDITDNNSYIGNVNVNVPGNWRLGILDVNMKRWKVIAEWEARPN